The DNA window CATCCCGACCGTTACCGGCCACGACCTCCAGGAATGGTTCGACACGCTTAACAAGGGGCCCGCGCTGAAGCGGTGCTCGGAACGCGCCAACTGGCTCGCCGACGAGCACGGCCTCAGCCACGGCTACGCCCGCGCCATCGTGCAGGAGTACGACCGGCGCTGGCGCAACCGCTCGAACAACGTCCCGTCACCGCGCTCCTGACCACCCGCCGCGCGTGACGCGGCCCGGCGCCGGACGCCGGGACCTCCGCGCGGTGCCGGACCGGTAGGAGGGGCAGCCACGGCACCGGTACGGCACCGCGCGGCTCCGCCCGAGCCCCGTCACACACCGCGGCACGCCTTCCAGGCAACAGACGTGTCCGCTGGTCACAACCCAGAACACCGGTCACAGCCGCTACCGCCCGGCAGCATCCGCGGATCCGGAACGGACTCGCGGCCCTGGGACGCCCGTGTTCCGGAGTGACCGTCACACCCGATCCCTGGAACGGCCGCGGACCATAGCCATGCCCCCTGCCACGGCGGCGACGACCAACCCGGCGCACATGACGATGTTGCCGGTGACGGTCCCGGGCTCACCTGAAGCGAGGTTCGCGGTGAGTTCCTGGCTGAGCAGGCCTCCGGACACGATCCAGGCGGATATGAGAATTCC is part of the Haloactinospora alba genome and encodes:
- a CDS encoding DUF4287 domain-containing protein — protein: MTVAHSPEIHAQLLDRIPTVTGHDLQEWFDTLNKGPALKRCSERANWLADEHGLSHGYARAIVQEYDRRWRNRSNNVPSPRS